The DNA sequence CCAGGACGGGCCGATCGACCACGGCAACGCGCTCTGGAAGATCTACTTCAACGTCGAGGACGCAGAGGAAACCCACCGCCGCGTGGTCGAGGCGGGCTACGAGAGCGAGAGCGCGCCGAAGCAGCTCGACCGTTGGCCGGTCACCGTTGCCTTCGTGCGTGACCCCGACGGCTACCTGATCGAGCTGCTGCAACGACACGCCGACTGACGCGCCATCGGCGCCTCGGGCTCAGGTCAGCCAGGCCAGGAACTCGCGGGTGCGGGCCTGCTCTTCGGGTGTGCCGACCACGTTGGCGCACAGCTCGGTCATCCCGGCGTCGACATAGCGCGAGAGCTGCGCCGTCACCTCGACCTCGTCGCCGAGCACGACGAGGTCGACCGGGTCGGTCACCCCTTCGGCGGCGACCTTGCGGGCGTAGGACGGCATGGTGGCGACGCGATCCATCATCGGGGCCAGACGGTCCCGCGCGGCGGAGCCGTCGTCGCTGACGCAGACCGGGATGCCGACGATCACCCGCGGTGCGGGCCGAGACGCGTCGTCGGCGGCCCGACGCAGGGTCGGCACGATGTCACGCTCGAGCGCCACGGGGCCGGTCATCCAGGTGACCGTGCCGTCGGTGGCGCGGCCGGCGAGCTCGAGCATGCGGGGCCCGAGCGCGGCCAGCACGACGCTCGGCGCCGCCGCTTCGATCGGCGTCGTCAGTCGGGCCGTGACGTGATCGCCCTCGACGTCGCAGCGTCGCTCGTCCGACAGCAACCCGTCGACGGCCTCGATCACCTCGGCACACACGTCGACGATGCCGCGGTAGGGCACGCCGAACC is a window from the Acidimicrobiales bacterium genome containing:
- a CDS encoding TIGR03564 family F420-dependent LLM class oxidoreductase; amino-acid sequence: MRGRFTVGLFAGSDATSVAQAVERVRSAADGGFEMVWLPQTNGLDAFTVLAVAGREVPGIGLGTAVVPIQGRHPIPLALQTLTTADAIGAGRLTAGLGVTHPAVSEGWFGVPYRGIVDVCAEVIEAVDGLLSDERRCDVEGDHVTARLTTPIEAAAPSVVLAALGPRMLELAGRATDGTVTWMTGPVALERDIVPTLRRAADDASRPAPRVIVGIPVCVSDDGSAARDRLAPMMDRVATMPSYARKVAAEGVTDPVDLVVLGDEVEVTAQLSRYVDAGMTELCANVVGTPEEQARTREFLAWLT
- a CDS encoding VOC family protein — encoded protein: MPTTVAQYCINVTDLERSVRFYEDLIGLPVQTRIETDDFSEIVLAAHDGGGRLQLAYHRDQDGPIDHGNALWKIYFNVEDAEETHRRVVEAGYESESAPKQLDRWPVTVAFVRDPDGYLIELLQRHAD